A genomic segment from Oncorhynchus keta strain PuntledgeMale-10-30-2019 chromosome 7, Oket_V2, whole genome shotgun sequence encodes:
- the bard1 gene encoding BRCA1-associated RING domain protein 1 isoform X2, giving the protein MDPDLCTDEGWTKTKEAVAHFRKLLLCSKWSCAGPQAGEGCVVCHSPAWVKDIRINRQLSNITELYGNLDSLLNPTGSDYSDALPITPPAQSDKSVLKHKKNFKIWFSPRSRKVRCRVEKPAVVPLPEAGSGTVKAAPRHPETLPESKGKDLSVFNFNSSSQDSGSSSPQRATNYEKKKPTKKTRNGGGVRKPAAGGGQKPTKHEETKQNVKTQRLEAVNQQWGFGGAREGDVGEEEEQVTAEGEHRSSKRVSFQSPATLPATAESQTEDLPQGNTIILSPSRSILKVVQPGENVPLSEDQDGPSPHTTPSQLDKISAKQHSKPDEEMTKKPDLPSPPKRTPKRFCVEAKNISQCTPKKPKASPGQGRRPAVDRVVLPAMHTSPSPAASPRQGRTSTSTRISREGEQQWGSSLCSPAPLGKRSPGRLSQNSPAVVKRNHKGETPLHLAAIKGDVETVKELLDQGADPNLKDNAGWTPLHEACNLGHLGVVEVLVERGGVLLNTPGYKNDSPLHDAVRNGHTGIAMLLLQHGASQSVLNMFGLRPVDYAVSPEMQAILLAASEGPHPVNSPLSPSPSLNKASEGVRLEEQAVVLGSKLSQSQQTRLAKLGHLLGGKRADAFSCSVTHVVVPDGPMPTTLSTLLGLLNGCWVLNFSWVEACLQADSWISESDHEAGAGPQRSRINRHSLLPPLLDGCFFYLMGSFRKPPRDELLQLVREAGGQILTRQPKPDSDVTQTLSAAAYHASLGSDQALCTQYIIYDPQGSYRPPRVRLGKVWSAPSTWVVNCISAFQLLPVPELESQTHLVCNQ; this is encoded by the exons ATGGATCCTGATCTTTGCACCGACGAAGGCTGGACGAAAACGAAGGAGGCTGTCGCGCATTTTCGAAAACTTCTGCTGTGCTCAAAATG GTCGTGTGCTGGTCCTCAGGCTGGAGAGGGATGTGTGGTGTGTCACAGTCCTGCCTGGGTGAAAGACATTCGGATCAACAGACAACTCAGCAATATCACAGAACTCTATGGCAACCTAGACTCACTGCTCAATCCCACTGGCTCCGATTACTCCG ATGCCCTTCCCATTACACCACCAGCACAGTCTGATAAATCTGTCTTAAAGCACAAGAAGAACTTCAAGATCTGGTTTAGTCCCCGCAGCCGCAAGGTGCGCTGCCGGGTAGAGAAGCCTGCGGTTGTGCCTCTCCCGGAGGCTGGGAGTGGGACTGTGAAAGCTGCTCCAAGACATCCTGAGACACTACCTGAGTCTAAAGGCAAAGACCTGTCTGTCTTCAACTTCAACTCCTCCTCCCAAGACTctggctcctcctctcctcaaagGGCGACTAACTATGAAAAGAAGAAACCGACTAAGAAGACGAGAAATGGTGGTGGTGTCAGGAAGCCTGCAGCTGGGGGTGGGCAGAAACCAACCAAGCATGAAGAAACCAAGCAGAATGTCAAGACACAGAGGCTGGAGGCAGTCAACCAGCAGTGGGGCTTTGGCGGAGCGAGAGAAGGAGATGTCGGAGAGGAAGAAGAGCAGGTCACTGCAGAGGGAGAGCACAGGTCTAGTAAAAGAGTTTCCTTCCAAAGTCCAGCCACCTTGCCTGCCACTGCGGAGTCTCAGACGGAGGATCTCCCTCAGGGGAACACCATAATCCTCAGCCCCAGCAGAAGCATCCTGAAGGTGGTTCAGCCAGGAGAGAACGTCCCACTCTCTGAGGACCAGGACGGTCCAAGCCCACACACCACCCCTTCTCAGCTGGATAAGATATCTGCAAAGCAGCACTCCAAACCAGATGAAGAAATGACTAAAAAGCCTGACCTGCCCTCCCCTCCTAAGCGCACTCCCAAAAGATTCTGTGTGGAAGCTAAAAACATCTCACAGTGTACCCCAAAGAAACCCAAGGCATCTCCTGGCCAGGGTAGACGTCCGGCAGTGGACAGGGTTGTACTCCCAGCCATGCATACCTCGCCCTCCCCCGCTGCCAGCCCCAGACAGGGTCGAACCTCCACCAGCACCAGGATATCCAGAGAAGGAGAGCAGCAGTGGGGCAGTAGTCTGTGTTCCCCCGCCCCCCTGGGGAAGAGATCCCCGGGCAGACTGTCACAGAACAGCCCAGCGGTAGTGAAGAGAAACCACAAGGGGGAGACACCCCTACACCTGGCAGCAATAAAG GGTGATGTGGAGACCGTGAAGGAGCTCCTAGACCAAGGGGCTGACCCCAACCTGAAAGACAATGCTGGATGGACACCGCTG CACGAGGCATGTAACCTGGGCCACCTGGGTGTAGTGGAGGTGTTGGTGGAGAGGGGAGGCGTGCTGTTGAACACACCAGGCTACAAGAACGATTCTCCTCTACACGACGCTGTCAGGAACGGACATACTGGCATCGCCATGCTACTGCTGCAGCACGGGGCTTCACAGAGCGTCTT GAATATGTTTGGCCTTCGCCCTGTGGACTATGCCGTGAGCCCAGAGATGCAGGCAATCCTTCTGGCAGCCTCTGAAGGACCCCACCCAGTCAACTCACCTCTCAGTCCTTCACCCAGCCTCAATAAG GCCAGTGAAGGTGTGAGGCTGGAGGAACAGGCAGTTGTACTGGGTAGTAAACTGTCCCAGTCCCAACAGACCCGGCTGGCCAAACTGGGACATCTCCTGGGAGGAAAGAGGGCAGACGCCTTCTCCTGCTCTG TCACTCATGTGGTGGTACCAGACGGGCCGATGCCCACCACCCTGTCCACTCTCCTTGGCCTCCTGAACGGCTGCTGGGTCCTCAACTTTAGCT GGGTAGAGGCGTGCCTGCAGGCAGATAGCTGGATCTCCGAGAGTGACCATGAAGCAGGAGCAGGACCGCAACGCAGCCGCATTAACAGACACAGCCTG CTGCCCCCGCTGTTGGACGGTTGTTTCTTCTACCTCATGGGCTCCTTCAGGAAGCCCCCCAGGGACGAGCTCCTCCAGCTGGTGAGAGAGGCAGGGGGCCAGATTCTTACCCGACAGCCCAAACCAGACAGTGATGTGACCCAGACCCTGTCTGCTGCAGCCTACCACGCCTCTCTGGGCTCAGACCAGGCCCTGTGTACCCAGTACATCATCTATGATCCCCAGGGCTCTTACAGGCCACCCAGGGTGAGGTTAGGAAAGGTGTGGTCAGCTCCATCTACATGGGTTGTAAACTGTATATCGGCCTTCCAGCTACTGCCAGTGCCTGAGCTTGAATCACAGACACACCTGGTGTGTAATCAGTGA
- the bard1 gene encoding BRCA1-associated RING domain protein 1 isoform X1, with product MDPDLCTDEGWTKTKEAVAHFRKLLLCSKCLKLMNEPVCLGVCEHMLCRSCAGPQAGEGCVVCHSPAWVKDIRINRQLSNITELYGNLDSLLNPTGSDYSDALPITPPAQSDKSVLKHKKNFKIWFSPRSRKVRCRVEKPAVVPLPEAGSGTVKAAPRHPETLPESKGKDLSVFNFNSSSQDSGSSSPQRATNYEKKKPTKKTRNGGGVRKPAAGGGQKPTKHEETKQNVKTQRLEAVNQQWGFGGAREGDVGEEEEQVTAEGEHRSSKRVSFQSPATLPATAESQTEDLPQGNTIILSPSRSILKVVQPGENVPLSEDQDGPSPHTTPSQLDKISAKQHSKPDEEMTKKPDLPSPPKRTPKRFCVEAKNISQCTPKKPKASPGQGRRPAVDRVVLPAMHTSPSPAASPRQGRTSTSTRISREGEQQWGSSLCSPAPLGKRSPGRLSQNSPAVVKRNHKGETPLHLAAIKGDVETVKELLDQGADPNLKDNAGWTPLHEACNLGHLGVVEVLVERGGVLLNTPGYKNDSPLHDAVRNGHTGIAMLLLQHGASQSVLNMFGLRPVDYAVSPEMQAILLAASEGPHPVNSPLSPSPSLNKASEGVRLEEQAVVLGSKLSQSQQTRLAKLGHLLGGKRADAFSCSVTHVVVPDGPMPTTLSTLLGLLNGCWVLNFSWVEACLQADSWISESDHEAGAGPQRSRINRHSLLPPLLDGCFFYLMGSFRKPPRDELLQLVREAGGQILTRQPKPDSDVTQTLSAAAYHASLGSDQALCTQYIIYDPQGSYRPPRVRLGKVWSAPSTWVVNCISAFQLLPVPELESQTHLVCNQ from the exons ATGGATCCTGATCTTTGCACCGACGAAGGCTGGACGAAAACGAAGGAGGCTGTCGCGCATTTTCGAAAACTTCTGCTGTGCTCAAAATG TTTAAAACTGATGAACGAACCTGTGTGCCTCGGGGTTTGTGAACATATGCTTTGCAG GTCGTGTGCTGGTCCTCAGGCTGGAGAGGGATGTGTGGTGTGTCACAGTCCTGCCTGGGTGAAAGACATTCGGATCAACAGACAACTCAGCAATATCACAGAACTCTATGGCAACCTAGACTCACTGCTCAATCCCACTGGCTCCGATTACTCCG ATGCCCTTCCCATTACACCACCAGCACAGTCTGATAAATCTGTCTTAAAGCACAAGAAGAACTTCAAGATCTGGTTTAGTCCCCGCAGCCGCAAGGTGCGCTGCCGGGTAGAGAAGCCTGCGGTTGTGCCTCTCCCGGAGGCTGGGAGTGGGACTGTGAAAGCTGCTCCAAGACATCCTGAGACACTACCTGAGTCTAAAGGCAAAGACCTGTCTGTCTTCAACTTCAACTCCTCCTCCCAAGACTctggctcctcctctcctcaaagGGCGACTAACTATGAAAAGAAGAAACCGACTAAGAAGACGAGAAATGGTGGTGGTGTCAGGAAGCCTGCAGCTGGGGGTGGGCAGAAACCAACCAAGCATGAAGAAACCAAGCAGAATGTCAAGACACAGAGGCTGGAGGCAGTCAACCAGCAGTGGGGCTTTGGCGGAGCGAGAGAAGGAGATGTCGGAGAGGAAGAAGAGCAGGTCACTGCAGAGGGAGAGCACAGGTCTAGTAAAAGAGTTTCCTTCCAAAGTCCAGCCACCTTGCCTGCCACTGCGGAGTCTCAGACGGAGGATCTCCCTCAGGGGAACACCATAATCCTCAGCCCCAGCAGAAGCATCCTGAAGGTGGTTCAGCCAGGAGAGAACGTCCCACTCTCTGAGGACCAGGACGGTCCAAGCCCACACACCACCCCTTCTCAGCTGGATAAGATATCTGCAAAGCAGCACTCCAAACCAGATGAAGAAATGACTAAAAAGCCTGACCTGCCCTCCCCTCCTAAGCGCACTCCCAAAAGATTCTGTGTGGAAGCTAAAAACATCTCACAGTGTACCCCAAAGAAACCCAAGGCATCTCCTGGCCAGGGTAGACGTCCGGCAGTGGACAGGGTTGTACTCCCAGCCATGCATACCTCGCCCTCCCCCGCTGCCAGCCCCAGACAGGGTCGAACCTCCACCAGCACCAGGATATCCAGAGAAGGAGAGCAGCAGTGGGGCAGTAGTCTGTGTTCCCCCGCCCCCCTGGGGAAGAGATCCCCGGGCAGACTGTCACAGAACAGCCCAGCGGTAGTGAAGAGAAACCACAAGGGGGAGACACCCCTACACCTGGCAGCAATAAAG GGTGATGTGGAGACCGTGAAGGAGCTCCTAGACCAAGGGGCTGACCCCAACCTGAAAGACAATGCTGGATGGACACCGCTG CACGAGGCATGTAACCTGGGCCACCTGGGTGTAGTGGAGGTGTTGGTGGAGAGGGGAGGCGTGCTGTTGAACACACCAGGCTACAAGAACGATTCTCCTCTACACGACGCTGTCAGGAACGGACATACTGGCATCGCCATGCTACTGCTGCAGCACGGGGCTTCACAGAGCGTCTT GAATATGTTTGGCCTTCGCCCTGTGGACTATGCCGTGAGCCCAGAGATGCAGGCAATCCTTCTGGCAGCCTCTGAAGGACCCCACCCAGTCAACTCACCTCTCAGTCCTTCACCCAGCCTCAATAAG GCCAGTGAAGGTGTGAGGCTGGAGGAACAGGCAGTTGTACTGGGTAGTAAACTGTCCCAGTCCCAACAGACCCGGCTGGCCAAACTGGGACATCTCCTGGGAGGAAAGAGGGCAGACGCCTTCTCCTGCTCTG TCACTCATGTGGTGGTACCAGACGGGCCGATGCCCACCACCCTGTCCACTCTCCTTGGCCTCCTGAACGGCTGCTGGGTCCTCAACTTTAGCT GGGTAGAGGCGTGCCTGCAGGCAGATAGCTGGATCTCCGAGAGTGACCATGAAGCAGGAGCAGGACCGCAACGCAGCCGCATTAACAGACACAGCCTG CTGCCCCCGCTGTTGGACGGTTGTTTCTTCTACCTCATGGGCTCCTTCAGGAAGCCCCCCAGGGACGAGCTCCTCCAGCTGGTGAGAGAGGCAGGGGGCCAGATTCTTACCCGACAGCCCAAACCAGACAGTGATGTGACCCAGACCCTGTCTGCTGCAGCCTACCACGCCTCTCTGGGCTCAGACCAGGCCCTGTGTACCCAGTACATCATCTATGATCCCCAGGGCTCTTACAGGCCACCCAGGGTGAGGTTAGGAAAGGTGTGGTCAGCTCCATCTACATGGGTTGTAAACTGTATATCGGCCTTCCAGCTACTGCCAGTGCCTGAGCTTGAATCACAGACACACCTGGTGTGTAATCAGTGA